GGCGCACCAGCACCACCGCGAGGCGGTTGCGCATATTGCCCCGGATGCGGTCGTAGGCCGTCAGCAGGCGGGCTTCTACGGGCTGCACGGCGGTTTCGCGCTCGTGCATAAGCTGCTTCTCGTCGGCTTCGTTCTCGGCCACGATGGTGTCGAGCTCGCTCTTCTTGGTTTCGAGGTCTTTGCGGCGCTCGTCGAGGCGCTGGCGGGTCACGTTGGCCTCGGTGTTGCGCTGGTCGATGAGGTACTGCGCCTCCTTGATTTTCTTGTCCGAAATCTGAATTTCGAGGCGCTGCAGCTCCACTTCCTTGGCAATAGCCTCGTACTCACGGTTATTGCGCACGTTAGTTTGTTGCTCTTCGTAGCGCTTAATAAGGCCTTCGGCCTCTTTGGTAGCGGCTTTGCGCTGCTTGATTTGGTCTTGCAGGCCACCAATTTCTTCGTCGAAGCGCTTGACACGGGCTTCGTAGCCGGCAATTTCGTCTTCGAGGTCGCGCACTTCCTCGGGCAGGTCGCCGCGCACGCGACGAATTTCATCCAGCTGCGAATCAATGCGTTGCAGGTTGAGCAAAGCTTCGAGCTTGGCGGAAATAGGCGCGTCGGCCGGATTTGCCACGGCGGCAGAATTAGCAGTCATACTGAACGGGATTCGTGGGGGTTTCAGCGAATAAGACCGCAAAAGTACGACCGAACTGTGCCAGCAGCAAATCGCGGAATACCTCGCCGGTAAACTGCTCGCTCTCAAAGTGCCCCACATCGCAGAGCATGAGCCGGCCTTCGGGCGCGAAAAACTCGTGGTACTTCACGTCGCCGGTCACGTAGGCGTCGGCCCCGGCCGCCAGCGCAGCGCCGGTCAGAAAGCTGCCCGCGCCGCCGCACAGAGCCACTTTTTTAATAGTTTTTTCGAACGCGGTGTACTTCACCACGGGTACCCCCAGCTCAGCTTTCAGCAGCTGGCGAAATGCGGTTGGCGGCAAGGCTTCAGGCAGCTCGCCCACCATGCCGGCACCCACGTCCTGATGCTGGTTTTCCAGCTTAACCAGTTCATAGGCAACCTCTTCGTAGGGGTGGGCCTGGCGCAGGGCAGCGAGCACGGCCGTCTGGCAGTGCAGGGGCAGCAGCACCTCAATTCTGGTTTCGGCCACGGCGGTAGGCTGGTTTTTGCGGCCGATGGTGGGGTGGGTGCCCGGGCCCGGCGTGAAGGTGCCCAGGCCCAACGTTTGAAAGCTACACTCGCGGTAATTGCCGACCTGGCCGGCCCCGGCCGCGTACAGCGCCTGCAACACCTTATCGGCCAGCTGCTGGCCATCGTTGGTGGGCTGGTCGGGTACGTAGGTGCTGAGGCGGGCTAGCGTCCCGCTTTTAGGAGCCAAGATGCGGGTGTTTACCAGGCCCAGCTTTTCGGCCAGCTTGGCATTTACGCCCGGGCGCACGTTGTCGAGGTTGGTGTGGGCGGCGTAGATGGCCACGTCGGCCTTGAGGGCGGCCATGATAGTTTGCTCAACCAACCCTTTGCCGGTGAGGCGCTTGAGTGGCCGGAAAATAACCGGGTGGTGGCACACCACTACGTTGCAGCCGCGCCGGCTAGCCTCGGCTACCACGGCGGGCATGCAGTCGAGGGCCAGGAGCACGCCGGTGATTTCGGTTTCGGGGAGGCCACATTGCAGGCCGGCGTTATCGTAGCTTTCCTGGTAGGCGAGGGGGGCGGCAGACTCTAGTAGGCGGGATAGGTCCTGAATGGTGGGCATAATAGCAGTAATAGTCAATAGAATAGCTAGCGGAGCGAATGGGAGGACAAGGATACGCCACGTTAAGGTATAATCCAAAATTTGTGCAAATTTATTCGAGCAGCCCGCCCAGTACATCCACGTAGCGGGCCACGTTTTCGGCCAGGCCCTTGCGGCGATACTGCATGAGGAAGCGCGGGTGGTCCAGAATCTCAATTCGGTCGAATAAACCTAGCTCATCGTTGATTTTGCGCAGAAACTCCCCGTTGCGCCGGCCCAGGCTCACGGCCACATCGCGCCGCAGGTGTAGCTGCTGGGCTTGCTCAGTCAGCGATAGCCGCATAGCGGGCCATAGTTCTTTGATGAGCGCGGGCGCATCGTAATAGTTATAGTTTTTGCCCTCACGAGTCAACTCCAGCGGATACACCGAGCTGAGGAAAAAATGCCGGTAGAACTCGGCCGGGCCGCCCAGCGCGGCGATGAACTGATAAACGAACTCGCTCGACAGCTCGCGGCGCTGCTTGGGCAGCGCGTGGCTGATGCCGCAGAGGGTGCTCAGCGCCACCGGGTCGGTGAAGGCGACGCCGGTGCGCCCGCCACCGAAGCGGCCGGGGTTGATGCCGAAGATGCCCACGCGCGGGGCGTCCTGAGTATAAAATTTTTGCGCGAATTCTTTAAAAATGTCGCGCACGGCCGGGTCGTGGTAAGAGTTGCGCACTTCCACGCCGCCCGGTAGCGGCGCGGCAGGCAGCGGAAACGTGGAAAGCAGCTTGAGCAAGCGGGCGGCAAAGTCGGGCATGGGGCAAAGGTCGGGGCGCTGGCCGACCTTTGCCCCATGCTTCCTCCCTGGCCGGCCTGGCTGCTGCTCCCGTTTTCCTGGCTTTATGCCGCCGTGCTGGCGGTGCGCAACTGGCTCTACGACCACGGCTGGAAGGCCTCGGCGCCCGGCTGGGTGCCGCTGCTGGGCGTGGGCAATCTGCGGGTGGGCGGCACCGGCAAAACGCCCCACGTAACCTGGCTAGTCGAAGAGTTGCGGCGCCAGGGCCAGCGCCCGGCCATTCTGAGCCGGGGCTACGGCCGCCAAACCACCGGCCCGAGGCTAGCCACCGCGGCCGACTCGGCCGCTACCGTGGGCGACGAGCCCTGGCAGTACTTCCGGGAATTTGATGCGCAGCAGGTGCCCGTAGCTGTGGCCGAAAGCCGCCGGCTAGGCCTCGACTTGCTACGTCAGCACCATCCCGAAACTACGTGCGTGGT
The genomic region above belongs to Hymenobacter sp. BRD128 and contains:
- a CDS encoding Nif3-like dinuclear metal center hexameric protein — translated: MPTIQDLSRLLESAAPLAYQESYDNAGLQCGLPETEITGVLLALDCMPAVVAEASRRGCNVVVCHHPVIFRPLKRLTGKGLVEQTIMAALKADVAIYAAHTNLDNVRPGVNAKLAEKLGLVNTRILAPKSGTLARLSTYVPDQPTNDGQQLADKVLQALYAAGAGQVGNYRECSFQTLGLGTFTPGPGTHPTIGRKNQPTAVAETRIEVLLPLHCQTAVLAALRQAHPYEEVAYELVKLENQHQDVGAGMVGELPEALPPTAFRQLLKAELGVPVVKYTAFEKTIKKVALCGGAGSFLTGAALAAGADAYVTGDVKYHEFFAPEGRLMLCDVGHFESEQFTGEVFRDLLLAQFGRTFAVLFAETPTNPVQYDC
- a CDS encoding uracil-DNA glycosylase family protein translates to MPDFAARLLKLLSTFPLPAAPLPGGVEVRNSYHDPAVRDIFKEFAQKFYTQDAPRVGIFGINPGRFGGGRTGVAFTDPVALSTLCGISHALPKQRRELSSEFVYQFIAALGGPAEFYRHFFLSSVYPLELTREGKNYNYYDAPALIKELWPAMRLSLTEQAQQLHLRRDVAVSLGRRNGEFLRKINDELGLFDRIEILDHPRFLMQYRRKGLAENVARYVDVLGGLLE
- a CDS encoding zinc ribbon domain-containing protein — encoded protein: MTANSAAVANPADAPISAKLEALLNLQRIDSQLDEIRRVRGDLPEEVRDLEDEIAGYEARVKRFDEEIGGLQDQIKQRKAATKEAEGLIKRYEEQQTNVRNNREYEAIAKEVELQRLEIQISDKKIKEAQYLIDQRNTEANVTRQRLDERRKDLETKKSELDTIVAENEADEKQLMHERETAVQPVEARLLTAYDRIRGNMRNRLAVVLVRRDACGGCFNTVPPQRQADIISHKKIIVCEHCGRILADVEGKQSAN